From Salvelinus namaycush isolate Seneca chromosome 2, SaNama_1.0, whole genome shotgun sequence, one genomic window encodes:
- the LOC120024534 gene encoding bactericidal permeability-increasing protein-like produces the protein MSPFCLLALLALIPLTLAANPGVKVKLTDKGIEYGKQIGMASLQQKLKTIKVPDLSGTEKVPPIGKVKYSLTGMTIVNLGLPKSALVLVPGTGVSLAITNAFINLHGNWRVRYFRFIQDRGSFDLAVNGLTITANIAIKSDETGRPTVSTVNCVANVGSASIKFHGGASWLYNLFKSYIDKALRSALQKQICPLVADAITDMNPHLKTFNVLAKVDQYAEIEYSMMTSPTISKSSIEFSLKGEFYNIVKHQEPPFSPTPFSLPPQDNNMLYIGVSSFTPNSAGFVYNNAGALSLYVTDDMIPPSSPIRLNTGTFGVFIPEIAKRFPGMMMKLLVKTVKEPTISLEPNNVTVQASGTVTAYAIQPNTTLSPLFVLNMEGSVSAQLNVTGVKLAGAITLNKLEMTLGTSYVGQFQVQSLDNIFLMVLKVVVIPKVNARLEKGFPLPAIGKMNLINTQLQVLKDYMLIGTDVQFTG, from the exons ATGTCTCCATTCTGTTTGTTGGCTCTGTTGGCTCTAATCCCCTTAACTCTGGCTGCCAACCCTGGAGTCAAGGTCAAACTCACAGACAAGGGCATTGAATATG GTAAACAGATTGGGATGGCATCTCTGCAACAGAAACTTAAGACCATTAAGGTCCCAGATCTCTCTGGAACAGAGAAAGTGCCTCCCATTGGGAAGGTCAAGTACAGTTTGACAGG AATGACTATAGTGAATCTGGGACTTCCCAAGTCTGCTTTGGTACTGGTGCCAGGTACTGGAGTCAGCCTGGCGATTACTAATGCCTTCATCAACCTGCACGGGAACTGGAGGGTCCGATACTTCAGGTTCAT ACAAGACCGTGGCTCCTTCGACCTGGCAGTAAATGGACTCACCATCACTGCCAATATTGCAATCAAGAGTGATGAGACTGGCAGGCCAACGGtcagcactgtcaactgtgtggcCAACGTGGGCAGCGCCAGCATCAAGTTCCATGGTGGGGCCAG CTGGCTTTACAATCTTTTCAAGTCCTACATTGACAAGGCCCTGCGCAGTGCTCTGCAGAAACAG ATCTGCCCCCTAGTGGCTGATGCTATTACTGACATGAACCCACACCTCAAAACTTTCAATG TTCTAGCCAAAGTGGACCAGTATGCTGAAATTGAATATTCCATGATGACATCACCCACCATTTCAAAGTCCTCCATTGAATTCAGCTTGAAG ggtgaGTTCTACAACATTGTTAAGCACCAGGAGCCTCCGTTCTCTCCCACGCCCTTCTCCCTGCCTCCTCAGGACAACAACATGCTCTACATCGGGGTCTCTTCCTTCACCCCCAACTCTGCAGGCTTTGTGTACAACAATGCTGGAGCGCTCAGCCTATATGTCACAGATGATATG ATCCCTCCTAGCTCTCCCATCCGTCTGAACACTGGAACGTTTGGAGTCTTCATTCCAGAG ATAGCGAAGCGTTTCCCTGGAATGATGATGAAACTGCTGGTGAAGACGGTGAAGGAGCCCACCATCTCGCTTGAGCCCAACAACGTGACAGTCCAGGCCAGCGGCACAGTGACGGCCTACGCCATCCAGCCCAACACCAcgctctctcccctctttgtCCTCAACatg GAGGGTAGTGTCAGCGCTCAACTGAACGTGACTGGGGTGAAGCTGGCTGGGGCTATCACTCTGAACAA ACTTGAGATGACATTGGGAACTAGTTACGTAGGACAGTTTCAG GTTCAATCTCTTGACAACATCTTCCTGATGGTTCTGAAAGTGGTTGTGATACCTAAGGTCAATG CTCGCCTAGAGAAGGGTTTTCCCCTACCCGCTATTGGAAAGATGAATCTTATCAACACTCAACTGCAAGTCCTGAAG GACTACATGCTCATTGGGACAGACGTTCAGTTCACAGGATAA